The Hyphomicrobiales bacterium genome has a window encoding:
- a CDS encoding DNA polymerase III subunits gamma and tau: protein MTDQIDAASADEPGFAGFDPVPVPQAASNAAPTPYRVLARKYRPAHFGDLIGQEAMVRTLTNAFAAGRIPQAWMLTGVRGVGKTTTARILARALNFQTSDGQGAPTTDLREFGVHCREIIEGRHIDVMEIDAASNNSVDNIRQINDAVRYAPVSARYKVYIVDEVHMLSTGAFNAFLKTLEEPPPHAKFIFATTEIRKVPITVLSRCQRFDLRRVEADVLVDHLAGICKAEGVDAEQEALAAVARAAEGSVRDSLSILDQAIAHAAGRITLDDIRSMLGLADRARVIDLFEAVMKGDIAAALGELRAQYDAGADPVVVLNDLAEFTHLVTRLKLVPEAVKDNSLVQAERVRGGDFAQRLSIRVLARTWQMLLKGMSEVKQADRPVMAAEMVLVRLAHAADLPTPDEALKMLRDGMGSMPGNGQGGGNGGGAPRPPSGGGNTALAARPILASANPAPVPVARAVAAPAAIVASIEDVVALASQNRDITLKIALERDIRPVRFEPGRIEFSLAEGASRTLAQDLSRRLKEWTNQTWMVAVVNEEGGATLREQAAAAKDRRESDAAAHPSVKAVLERFPGARIVDVRDPRAIAAAENAAAVPSEDEYLPDAEPLFDDAEPDFDGIDF, encoded by the coding sequence ATGACCGACCAGATCGACGCTGCCTCTGCTGACGAACCGGGATTCGCCGGCTTCGACCCGGTGCCCGTGCCGCAGGCTGCGTCGAACGCGGCGCCCACGCCCTATCGCGTGCTTGCCCGCAAATACCGGCCGGCGCATTTCGGCGATCTGATCGGCCAGGAAGCGATGGTGCGCACGCTCACCAACGCCTTCGCGGCGGGCCGCATTCCGCAGGCCTGGATGCTGACCGGCGTGCGCGGCGTCGGTAAGACGACGACGGCCCGCATCCTGGCGCGCGCGCTGAACTTCCAGACCTCCGATGGGCAAGGCGCCCCGACCACGGATCTCCGCGAATTCGGCGTGCATTGCCGCGAGATCATCGAAGGCCGCCATATCGACGTGATGGAGATCGACGCCGCCTCGAACAATAGCGTCGACAACATCCGCCAGATCAACGACGCCGTGCGCTACGCCCCGGTTTCGGCGCGCTACAAGGTCTATATCGTCGACGAGGTGCATATGCTCTCGACCGGCGCCTTCAACGCCTTCCTGAAGACGCTGGAGGAGCCGCCGCCGCATGCGAAGTTCATCTTCGCGACGACGGAAATTCGCAAGGTGCCGATCACGGTTTTGTCGCGCTGCCAGCGCTTCGACCTGCGCCGCGTCGAGGCCGACGTGCTGGTCGACCACCTCGCTGGCATCTGCAAGGCAGAGGGCGTCGATGCCGAGCAGGAGGCGCTTGCCGCCGTCGCCCGCGCCGCCGAGGGCTCGGTGCGCGACTCGCTCTCGATCCTCGATCAGGCCATCGCACATGCGGCCGGCCGGATCACGCTCGACGACATCCGCTCCATGCTCGGCCTCGCCGACCGGGCCCGCGTCATCGATCTTTTCGAAGCGGTGATGAAGGGCGACATCGCGGCGGCGCTAGGCGAGCTGCGCGCGCAATACGACGCTGGCGCCGATCCGGTCGTGGTACTGAACGATCTCGCCGAGTTCACCCATCTCGTGACCCGTCTCAAGCTCGTGCCCGAGGCGGTGAAGGACAACAGCCTCGTCCAGGCCGAGCGCGTGCGAGGCGGCGATTTCGCCCAGCGCCTCTCGATCCGCGTGCTCGCCCGCACCTGGCAGATGCTGCTCAAAGGCATGTCCGAGGTGAAGCAGGCCGATCGACCGGTGATGGCCGCCGAGATGGTGCTGGTGCGCCTCGCCCATGCCGCCGACCTGCCGACGCCGGACGAAGCCTTGAAGATGCTGCGCGACGGCATGGGCTCCATGCCGGGTAACGGCCAAGGTGGTGGCAATGGCGGTGGCGCGCCGCGTCCCCCGTCAGGCGGCGGCAATACTGCGCTCGCTGCCCGGCCGATCCTCGCCAGCGCCAATCCCGCCCCCGTTCCGGTCGCGCGCGCCGTCGCGGCCCCGGCTGCGATCGTCGCCTCGATCGAGGATGTGGTCGCGCTCGCCTCGCAGAACCGCGACATCACGCTGAAGATCGCGCTGGAGCGCGACATCCGGCCCGTGCGTTTCGAGCCCGGCCGCATCGAGTTCTCGCTCGCCGAGGGCGCCTCGCGTACTCTGGCTCAGGACCTCTCGCGCCGCCTCAAGGAGTGGACGAACCAGACCTGGATGGTCGCGGTCGTCAACGAGGAGGGCGGCGCCACGCTGCGCGAGCAGGCGGCTGCGGCCAAGGACCGGCGCGAGAGCGATGCCGCGGCCCACCCTTCGGTCAAGGCCGTGCTGGAGCGCTTCCCCGGCGCGCGCATCGTCGATGTCCGTGATCCGCGCGCCATCGCCGCGGCCGAGAATGCCGCGGCCGTGCCGTCGGAGGACGAGTACCTGCCCGACGCCGAGCCGCTGTTCGACGATGCCGAGCCGGATTTCGACGGCATCGATTTCTGA
- the ybaB gene encoding putative nucleoid-associated protein YbaB (Evidence 3 : Putative function from multiple computational evidences) — MRDMMGLMKQAQAMQQKMADMQAELDAVEVEGTAGGGMVTVAMTAKGAFKGVKIDPSLMVADEREILEDLIVAAANDARTRGERVMQERMAEITKGLPIPPGMKLF; from the coding sequence ATGCGGGACATGATGGGCCTGATGAAGCAGGCGCAGGCGATGCAGCAGAAGATGGCCGACATGCAGGCCGAGCTCGACGCCGTCGAGGTTGAGGGCACGGCCGGCGGCGGCATGGTCACGGTCGCGATGACGGCCAAGGGCGCGTTCAAGGGCGTGAAGATCGATCCGAGCCTGATGGTCGCGGACGAGCGCGAGATCCTCGAAGACCTGATCGTCGCCGCCGCCAACGATGCCCGCACCCGCGGCGAGCGCGTCATGCAGGAGCGCATGGCCGAGATCACCAAGGGCCTGCCGATCCCGCCGGGCATGAAGCTGTTTTGA
- the dut gene encoding dUTP diphosphatase has translation MVTVALQRLPHGADLPLPAYETAGAAGLDLRAAIGETLMLAPGERSLVPTGLALQLPDGFEGQVRPRSGLAVKHGVTVLNAPGTVDSDYRGEVKVPLINLGQEPFAIAHGDRIAQLVVAPVTRAVLTEVASLDATARGAGGFGSTGVAGGARAGQEPAT, from the coding sequence ATGGTGACGGTCGCGTTGCAACGCCTGCCGCATGGTGCCGATCTGCCCTTGCCCGCCTATGAGACGGCCGGGGCGGCGGGGCTCGACCTGCGTGCCGCCATCGGCGAGACGCTGATGCTCGCCCCCGGCGAGAGATCCCTGGTCCCGACCGGGCTGGCTCTGCAATTGCCGGACGGGTTCGAAGGGCAGGTGCGGCCGCGCTCGGGCCTCGCGGTGAAGCACGGCGTCACCGTCCTGAACGCGCCGGGCACGGTGGACAGCGACTATCGCGGCGAGGTCAAGGTGCCGTTGATCAATCTCGGGCAGGAGCCCTTCGCCATCGCGCATGGCGACCGCATCGCGCAGCTGGTCGTCGCGCCGGTGACGCGAGCCGTCCTCACCGAGGTCGCCAGCCTCGATGCCACTGCGCGCGGCGCGGGCGGCTTCGGCTCCACCGGCGTCGCCGGCGGCGCGCGCGCCGGGCAGGAGCCGGCAACATGA
- the cysK gene encoding cysteine synthase A, whose translation MAEAQKSTKAPGRGRIYNSITDTIGDTPLVKLNRLPAERGVKATILAKLEFFNPISSVKDRIGVNMIDALEASGALKPGGTLIEPTSGNTGIALAFVAAARGYRLILVMPETMSLERRKMLALLGAELVLTPGPGGMRGAVAKAEELKAEIPGSIIPQQFENPHNPEIHRKTTAEEIWNDTDGGVDIIISGVGTGGTITGVGQVLKARKPGVKMVAVEPEDSPVLSGGQAGPHKIQGIGAGFVPGVLDRGVIDEVVTVGNQTAFETARALAKSEGIPAGISSGAAVAAALEVGARPENAGKTIVVIIPSFAERYISSALFEGL comes from the coding sequence ATGGCTGAAGCACAGAAGTCGACGAAGGCCCCCGGGCGCGGGCGCATCTACAACTCGATCACCGACACCATCGGCGATACGCCACTGGTCAAGCTCAACCGCCTGCCGGCCGAGCGCGGCGTCAAGGCGACGATCCTCGCCAAGCTCGAATTCTTCAACCCGATCTCCAGCGTGAAGGACCGCATCGGCGTCAACATGATCGACGCGCTGGAGGCCTCCGGCGCGCTGAAGCCGGGCGGCACGCTGATCGAGCCGACCTCCGGCAACACCGGCATCGCGCTCGCCTTCGTCGCGGCCGCGCGCGGCTATCGCCTGATCCTGGTGATGCCCGAGACGATGTCGCTGGAGCGGCGCAAGATGCTCGCCTTGCTCGGCGCCGAGCTCGTGCTGACGCCCGGCCCGGGCGGCATGCGCGGCGCCGTCGCCAAGGCCGAGGAACTCAAGGCCGAGATTCCGGGCTCCATCATCCCGCAGCAGTTCGAGAACCCGCACAATCCGGAGATCCACCGCAAGACGACGGCCGAGGAAATCTGGAACGACACCGATGGCGGGGTCGACATCATCATCTCCGGCGTCGGCACGGGCGGCACCATCACCGGCGTCGGGCAGGTGCTGAAGGCGCGCAAGCCGGGCGTGAAGATGGTCGCGGTCGAGCCCGAGGATTCTCCGGTTCTCTCCGGCGGCCAGGCCGGGCCGCACAAGATCCAGGGCATCGGAGCCGGCTTCGTGCCCGGCGTGCTCGATCGCGGCGTGATCGACGAGGTCGTCACCGTCGGCAACCAGACCGCCTTCGAGACGGCGCGCGCGCTCGCCAAGAGCGAGGGCATCCCGGCCGGCATCTCCTCCGGCGCGGCGGTGGCCGCGGCGCTCGAGGTCGGTGCACGGCCAGAAAATGCCGGCAAGACCATCGTGGTGATCATCCCCTCTTTCGCCGAGCGCTACATCTCCAGCGCCTTGTTCGAAGGTCTGTGA
- a CDS encoding GNAT family N-acetyltransferase, with the protein MNPAAIQVVRLADSLPDDFEALRNEASAESYRFVEGLREEWLAGRYDGGDDHFVVFAAFRDGELAGIGALTPDPYDPAPDLLRVRHVYVRPLHRGAGIGRVLAAALIQQGLALTPRLSLRAADPRAAAFWEANGFGPDSGGTRRSHLLTR; encoded by the coding sequence GTGAACCCGGCAGCCATTCAGGTCGTCCGGCTGGCCGACAGCCTGCCGGACGATTTCGAGGCGCTGCGCAACGAGGCGAGCGCCGAGAGCTATCGCTTCGTCGAGGGGCTGCGCGAGGAATGGCTGGCCGGCCGTTATGACGGCGGAGACGACCACTTCGTCGTCTTTGCCGCGTTCCGCGACGGGGAACTGGCGGGCATCGGTGCGCTGACACCCGATCCCTATGATCCCGCGCCGGATCTGCTGCGGGTCAGGCATGTCTATGTCAGGCCGCTGCACCGTGGCGCCGGCATCGGCCGCGTTCTCGCGGCCGCCCTGATTCAGCAAGGGCTGGCGCTGACGCCGCGCCTTTCGCTGCGCGCCGCCGATCCGCGCGCGGCGGCCTTTTGGGAAGCAAACGGCTTCGGACCCGATTCCGGCGGAACGCGCCGCTCCCACCTGCTGACGCGCTGA
- a CDS encoding Porin family protein, with translation MLRYDGAPDGLARDAPESPMSKLRYVLAGCVALLSGAAGAADPRGVALPPAPELPAFYSWTGIYAGIQGGYAWGSNRVHIGAPLGVFAPASIQIDDDAAFGGAHAGFNYQFGSVVLGLEGDIEAVNSRSRFASAGLVGRVSQDWQGAARARIGFAFDRLLVYAAGGASFTEYERRVFDAAGLSERLTSARTGWNVGAGINFAFTDNLILGAEYRYTDFGRNRFASSGAFPGLTGSQELSTHSARASVAYKF, from the coding sequence ATGCTTCGTTATGACGGGGCGCCGGATGGCTTGGCGCGCGATGCCCCGGAAAGCCCGATGTCGAAGCTGAGATATGTCCTGGCAGGATGTGTGGCCCTGTTGTCGGGAGCGGCCGGCGCGGCCGATCCGCGCGGCGTCGCCCTGCCTCCCGCCCCGGAGCTGCCGGCGTTTTATTCCTGGACCGGCATCTATGCCGGTATCCAGGGCGGCTATGCCTGGGGCAGCAACCGGGTGCACATCGGGGCCCCGCTCGGAGTCTTCGCCCCGGCGAGCATCCAGATCGACGACGATGCCGCCTTCGGCGGCGCCCATGCGGGCTTCAACTACCAGTTCGGCAGCGTCGTCCTCGGCCTCGAGGGCGATATCGAAGCGGTCAACAGCCGCAGCCGCTTCGCCAGCGCCGGCCTTGTCGGCCGGGTTTCGCAGGATTGGCAGGGCGCCGCTCGCGCCCGTATCGGCTTCGCCTTCGACCGGCTGCTGGTCTATGCCGCCGGCGGCGCCTCGTTCACCGAATATGAGCGGCGCGTCTTCGATGCCGCCGGGCTCAGTGAGCGGCTGACCAGCGCCCGCACCGGCTGGAATGTCGGGGCCGGCATCAATTTCGCCTTCACCGACAACCTGATCCTCGGCGCGGAATACCGCTACACCGATTTCGGGCGGAACCGCTTCGCGAGCTCCGGCGCCTTTCCGGGACTGACCGGCTCCCAGGAGCTGTCGACGCACAGCGCCCGCGCCAGCGTCGCCTACAAGTTCTGA
- the recR gene encoding DNA repair protein RecR: MSRAIAGPEIERLIQLLAKLPGLGPRSARRAALHLVKKREQLLGPLSEAMAVARERIVVCARCGNVDTSDPCGLCTDPRRDDGLIVVVADISDLWALERSGAVSGRYHVLGGVLSALDGVRPEHLSLDALVSRASDPAMKEVILALNATVDGQTTAHFITDLLAHLPVKVTKLAHGVPVGGELDYLDDGTLAAAIRQRTGF; this comes from the coding sequence ATGTCCCGCGCCATCGCCGGTCCCGAGATCGAAAGGCTGATCCAGCTCCTGGCCAAGCTGCCGGGGCTCGGGCCGCGCTCGGCTCGGCGCGCGGCGCTGCATCTGGTCAAGAAGCGCGAGCAATTGCTCGGTCCGCTTTCGGAGGCGATGGCGGTGGCGCGTGAGCGCATCGTCGTCTGCGCGCGCTGCGGCAATGTCGATACCAGCGACCCTTGCGGCCTCTGCACCGATCCGCGCCGCGACGACGGCCTGATCGTCGTCGTCGCCGATATCTCCGATCTCTGGGCGCTGGAGCGTTCGGGCGCCGTCTCTGGGCGCTATCACGTCCTGGGCGGCGTGCTCTCGGCGCTCGATGGCGTGCGTCCGGAGCATCTTTCGCTCGATGCGCTGGTGTCGCGGGCCTCCGATCCGGCGATGAAGGAGGTCATCCTCGCGCTCAACGCCACGGTCGACGGCCAGACCACGGCGCATTTCATCACCGACCTGCTGGCGCATCTGCCGGTCAAGGTGACCAAGCTCGCCCATGGCGTGCCGGTCGGCGGCGAGCTCGACTATCTCGACGACGGGACATTGGCGGCGGCGATCCGCCAGCGCACGGGCTTCTGA
- a CDS encoding Ribonuclease BN, whose product MAFLKRITGAAGLGVVLGYLSGALSNHRDRRRQEAARGRLARTPWQMTWLGWKDVLLRFVGNVADNRLTSLAGAVAFFTLLSLVPALSLLVTIYRYFTDPGTIAEQLDTVTTMFPQAARELIHEQAIRLSTQSQVSLSWTFYISLLVAAWSANAAVKAIFDALNIIYREQEKRSFLKLNAISLFTTISGVVLLAAALVAIASLPVLTALFPFHFELERLVRLVRWPAFFVLATLSIAVLYWIGPSRERMRFIWVMPGAIASALLWGAASYAFSWYVSTLGNYTAAYGSLATVVVFMTWLWLSATIVLAGAELNAELEHQTAHDTTTGKPKPLGERGATMADRVGPAQVD is encoded by the coding sequence ATGGCATTCCTCAAACGGATCACGGGCGCCGCCGGGCTGGGGGTCGTGCTGGGCTATCTGTCGGGAGCCCTGTCGAACCACCGCGACCGGCGCCGGCAGGAGGCTGCGCGGGGGCGCCTAGCGAGGACGCCGTGGCAGATGACCTGGCTCGGCTGGAAGGACGTTCTGCTGCGCTTCGTCGGCAACGTCGCCGACAACCGCCTGACTTCGCTCGCCGGTGCCGTCGCCTTCTTCACCCTGCTGTCGCTGGTGCCGGCGCTGTCGCTGCTGGTCACGATCTACCGCTATTTCACCGATCCGGGGACCATCGCCGAGCAGCTCGACACGGTGACGACCATGTTCCCGCAGGCCGCGCGCGAGCTCATCCACGAGCAGGCGATACGGCTCTCGACCCAGTCGCAGGTCAGCCTGTCCTGGACCTTCTACATTAGCCTTCTCGTGGCCGCCTGGTCGGCCAATGCCGCGGTGAAGGCGATCTTCGACGCGCTCAACATCATCTATCGCGAGCAGGAGAAACGCAGCTTCCTTAAACTCAACGCGATCTCGCTGTTTACCACCATCAGCGGCGTCGTGCTGCTGGCGGCGGCGCTGGTCGCCATCGCGAGCCTGCCGGTACTGACGGCGCTGTTTCCGTTCCATTTCGAGCTGGAGCGTCTGGTTCGGCTGGTGCGCTGGCCCGCCTTCTTCGTTCTGGCGACGCTCTCGATCGCGGTTCTCTACTGGATCGGCCCGAGCCGCGAGCGCATGCGCTTCATCTGGGTCATGCCCGGCGCCATCGCCTCGGCCCTACTCTGGGGCGCGGCCTCCTATGCCTTCTCCTGGTATGTCTCGACGCTCGGCAACTACACGGCCGCCTATGGTTCGCTCGCCACGGTCGTGGTGTTCATGACCTGGCTCTGGCTCTCGGCGACGATCGTGCTCGCTGGGGCGGAACTCAACGCCGAGCTGGAGCACCAGACCGCGCATGACACCACCACGGGCAAGCCGAAACCGCTCGGCGAGCGCGGCGCGACCATGGCCGACAGGGTCGGGCCGGCACAGGTCGATTGA
- the rnpA gene encoding Ribonuclease P protein component codes for MRLARLTQRKEFLAAAGHGRRFRSPAFTAQVRDCTPEEERDGLRLGLTASRKTGNAVKRNRIRRRLRAAAAQALRDQTGKRCDVVIIARTEVLSADFHALVADLSIAIDRARPQKPREPSSADRRRPRAARGTPPQG; via the coding sequence ATGCGCCTCGCCCGTCTGACGCAACGCAAGGAATTTCTGGCGGCGGCCGGCCACGGCCGCCGTTTTCGTTCGCCTGCCTTCACGGCGCAGGTGCGCGACTGCACGCCCGAAGAAGAGCGGGACGGGCTGCGGCTCGGGCTCACCGCCTCGCGCAAGACCGGCAATGCCGTGAAGCGCAACCGCATCCGCCGCCGCCTGCGCGCCGCCGCGGCACAGGCCCTGCGCGACCAGACCGGCAAGCGCTGCGACGTCGTGATCATCGCCCGCACCGAGGTGCTGAGCGCCGATTTTCACGCACTCGTGGCCGATCTTTCGATTGCCATCGACCGGGCCAGGCCTCAAAAGCCGCGCGAGCCATCCTCCGCCGACCGGCGACGTCCGCGTGCCGCACGCGGTACGCCGCCGCAAGGCTGA
- a CDS encoding Rrf2 family transcriptional regulator encodes MMPASHRSLLAIAAVVDIALHARPSPVAAKLLAARHALPPRHLETLLQTLVRAGILKGVRGPRGGYELARERRKVTAGDIARAAMQELGEDGLGPLPQSRLVEEVVEPEVEAAAAAFLAALDKVTVEELCQRAQAKAVFGQHGPGVDFTI; translated from the coding sequence ATGATGCCAGCCTCGCATCGCAGCCTGCTCGCCATCGCGGCCGTCGTCGACATCGCGCTGCATGCGCGGCCCTCGCCCGTCGCGGCGAAGCTTCTGGCGGCCCGGCACGCGCTGCCGCCGCGCCATCTCGAAACGCTGCTGCAGACGCTCGTCCGGGCCGGCATCCTGAAAGGCGTGCGCGGGCCGCGTGGCGGCTACGAACTCGCCCGCGAGCGGCGCAAGGTCACAGCCGGCGACATCGCGCGCGCCGCGATGCAGGAGCTCGGCGAAGACGGGCTCGGTCCCTTGCCGCAGTCGCGACTGGTCGAGGAGGTCGTCGAGCCAGAGGTCGAGGCCGCCGCTGCGGCCTTTCTCGCCGCGCTCGACAAGGTCACGGTCGAGGAGCTCTGCCAGAGGGCGCAGGCCAAGGCTGTCTTCGGCCAGCATGGCCCGGGAGTCGATTTTACAATATAA
- the catE gene encoding Catechol-2,3-dioxygenase, which translates to MPMTAEKAAPAAGLEAHDAPYHIGAVTLRVRDLAGLTAYYRDAIGLRLIRQDHDSAELGIDGQVLVRLQAGAARPGSAAGLFHLAILLPSRRDLANWLKHAAETRIPLEGASDHLVSEALYLSDPEGNGIEIYRDRSRAEWPRKPDGGIAMATERLDLDRLLAEAESGAYAGMPVGTGMGHIHLRVGDTLAAEAFYRDLLGFDLMVHYPGASFLASGGYHHHIAGNIWGSRGAGPRQPGEAGLDRFEVVARDEADFGAMRARILAGGGTETDGVPTIADPWGNRLVLVR; encoded by the coding sequence ATGCCCATGACCGCAGAGAAGGCCGCGCCCGCCGCCGGGCTGGAGGCGCATGATGCGCCCTATCACATCGGGGCCGTGACCCTGCGGGTCCGCGATCTCGCCGGGCTGACGGCCTATTATCGCGATGCGATCGGGCTGCGGCTGATCCGGCAGGACCATGACAGCGCGGAACTCGGTATCGACGGACAGGTCCTCGTCCGGCTTCAGGCCGGGGCGGCGCGGCCGGGTTCGGCCGCAGGCCTCTTCCATCTCGCGATCCTGCTGCCGTCGCGTCGCGACCTCGCCAACTGGCTGAAGCATGCGGCCGAGACCCGCATCCCGCTGGAAGGTGCTTCCGATCACCTCGTCAGCGAGGCGCTCTATCTCTCCGATCCCGAAGGCAACGGCATCGAGATCTATCGCGACCGCAGCCGTGCCGAATGGCCGCGCAAGCCCGATGGCGGCATCGCCATGGCGACCGAGCGGCTCGATCTGGACAGGCTGCTGGCCGAAGCGGAGAGCGGGGCCTATGCCGGCATGCCCGTCGGGACGGGGATGGGGCATATCCATCTGCGCGTCGGCGATACCCTCGCGGCCGAGGCTTTCTATCGCGACCTGCTCGGCTTCGACCTGATGGTTCACTATCCGGGCGCGAGCTTCCTCGCCAGCGGCGGCTATCACCATCACATCGCCGGCAATATCTGGGGCAGCCGCGGCGCCGGGCCGCGCCAGCCCGGCGAAGCCGGCCTCGACCGCTTCGAGGTGGTCGCGCGCGACGAGGCGGATTTCGGGGCGATGCGCGCTCGAATCCTGGCGGGCGGCGGCACCGAGACGGATGGCGTTCCGACGATCGCCGACCCATGGGGCAACAGGCTCGTCCTGGTCCGCTGA
- the yidC gene encoding Membrane protein insertase YidC, translating to MMKEDNRNLLLAIVLSVVVLLGWQFFYGMPQMEKQKQAAQQNQQAQSQQAPAGSSAPPASTPGQPGASAMPGAAATQAVGTREQALAASPRVRIETPKITGSLSLTGARIDDVSLKAYRETVDPKSPHIVLLSPLGGPNAYYSDFGWVAAPGSNVALPNATTVWKADNEVLTPAKPVTLSWDNGQGLTFRRVIGIDDNAMFTIRDEVENRSGNAVSLFPYGQIVRQGKPATLGYYVLHEGLVGNLGEQGLQEYTYDKIDKEPLLSPGTTGKSWKDVVGGFVGITDKYWAAAVIPDQQRKYEGRYSAVQTGTGHTYQADFLGEAIAIAPGATVSANARLFAGAKEVAAIDGYEKNLGIKRFELLIDWGWFYFITKPLFFVLDWIYKHVGNFGVAILLVTVLLKILFFPLANKSYASMAKMKALQPEMTAIRERYADDKMKQQQALMELYKTQKINPVAGCWPVLLQIPVFFALYKILFITIEMRHAPFFGWIHDLAAPDPTNLFNLFGLLPFTPPAFLHLGAWPIIMGFTMFIQMKMNPEPPDPVQKMMFTWMPVFFTFLLGSFPAGLVIYWSWNNLLSVIQQGYIMRKNGVKIELFDNLKGLFGKKPATADAVAAPPKPANTNKK from the coding sequence ATGATGAAAGAAGACAACCGCAATCTGCTTCTCGCGATCGTCCTGTCCGTGGTCGTTCTGCTCGGCTGGCAGTTCTTCTACGGCATGCCGCAGATGGAAAAGCAGAAGCAGGCCGCGCAGCAGAACCAGCAGGCCCAGAGCCAGCAGGCTCCCGCCGGCTCCTCCGCCCCCCCCGCGTCCACGCCCGGCCAGCCCGGCGCCTCCGCCATGCCCGGCGCCGCCGCGACCCAGGCCGTCGGCACCCGCGAGCAGGCTCTCGCGGCAAGCCCGCGCGTCCGCATCGAGACCCCGAAGATCACCGGCTCGCTCTCGCTGACCGGCGCGCGCATCGACGACGTCTCGCTGAAGGCCTATCGCGAGACGGTCGACCCCAAGAGCCCGCATATCGTCCTGCTCTCGCCGCTCGGCGGGCCGAACGCCTATTATTCCGATTTCGGCTGGGTCGCGGCTCCGGGCAGCAACGTCGCCCTGCCGAACGCGACCACGGTCTGGAAGGCCGACAACGAAGTGCTCACCCCGGCGAAGCCGGTGACGCTGAGCTGGGACAACGGCCAGGGCCTGACCTTCCGGCGCGTCATCGGCATCGACGACAACGCCATGTTCACGATCCGCGACGAGGTCGAGAACCGGAGCGGCAACGCCGTGTCGCTGTTCCCCTATGGCCAGATCGTGCGGCAGGGCAAGCCTGCGACGCTCGGCTATTACGTCCTGCACGAGGGCCTCGTCGGCAATCTCGGCGAACAGGGCCTGCAGGAATACACCTACGACAAGATCGACAAGGAGCCCCTGCTTTCGCCCGGCACCACCGGCAAGAGCTGGAAGGACGTGGTCGGCGGCTTCGTCGGCATCACCGACAAGTACTGGGCCGCCGCGGTCATCCCGGACCAGCAGCGCAAGTATGAGGGCCGCTATTCGGCGGTCCAGACCGGCACCGGCCATACCTATCAGGCCGACTTCCTCGGCGAGGCGATCGCCATCGCGCCGGGCGCCACCGTCTCCGCCAATGCCCGGCTCTTCGCCGGTGCCAAGGAGGTCGCGGCGATCGACGGCTATGAGAAGAACCTCGGCATCAAGCGCTTCGAGCTGCTGATCGACTGGGGCTGGTTCTATTTCATCACCAAGCCGCTCTTCTTCGTGCTCGACTGGATCTACAAGCACGTCGGCAATTTCGGCGTGGCCATCCTGCTCGTCACGGTGCTGCTGAAGATCCTGTTTTTCCCGCTCGCCAACAAATCCTACGCCTCGATGGCGAAGATGAAGGCGCTGCAGCCGGAAATGACCGCGATCCGCGAGCGCTATGCCGACGACAAGATGAAGCAGCAGCAAGCGCTGATGGAGCTCTACAAGACGCAGAAGATCAACCCGGTCGCCGGCTGCTGGCCGGTGCTGCTGCAGATTCCGGTGTTCTTCGCGCTCTACAAGATCCTGTTCATCACCATCGAGATGCGGCATGCGCCGTTCTTCGGCTGGATCCACGATCTCGCGGCGCCCGATCCGACGAACCTGTTCAACCTCTTCGGACTGCTGCCCTTCACGCCGCCGGCCTTCCTGCATCTCGGCGCCTGGCCGATCATCATGGGCTTCACGATGTTCATCCAGATGAAGATGAACCCGGAGCCGCCGGACCCGGTGCAGAAGATGATGTTCACCTGGATGCCGGTGTTCTTCACCTTCCTGCTCGGCTCGTTCCCGGCCGGCCTGGTGATCTACTGGAGCTGGAACAACCTGCTCTCGGTGATCCAGCAAGGCTACATCATGCGCAAGAACGGGGTGAAGATCGAACTGTTCGACAACCTCAAGGGCCTGTTCGGCAAGAAGCCGGCAACGGCAGACGCCGTCGCAGCGCCGCCCAAGCCCGCCAACACCAACAAGAAATGA